One stretch of Nicotiana tabacum cultivar K326 chromosome 18, ASM71507v2, whole genome shotgun sequence DNA includes these proteins:
- the LOC107813748 gene encoding putative mitochondrial protein AtMg00820: protein MDEDFVSLNVHSSVPYSIANYVSYDKLSPKYQSYLAAFSTIVEPTTFTEACQDPRWVEAMKSEIEALKSNHTWDIVSFPEGKTHIGCKWVYRVKYKASGEIERFKARLVAKGYSQKEGIDYEETFSPVVKMVTVKTILSLAAAQHWHIHQMDVHNAFFAGRSL from the coding sequence ATGGATGAAGATTTTGTGTCTCTAAATGTGCATTCCTCAGTACCATACTCCATAGCAAATTATGTGTCTTATGATAAACTGTCCCCAAAGTATCAATCATATTTGGCTGCTTTCTCTACCATAGTTGAACCTACTACATTTACTGAAGCTTGTCAAGATCCTAGGTGGGTGGAAGCTATGAAATCTGAGATTGAAGCACTGAAAAGCAATCATACTTGGGATATTGTATCATTTCCAGAGGGTAAGACTCATATTGGTTGTAAGTGGGTCTATAGAGTGAAGTACAAGGCATCAGGTGAAATAGAACGATTCAAGGCAAGACTAGTTGCCAAAGGTTACAGCCAAAAAGAAGGCATTGATTATGAGGAAACTTTTTCCCCAGTGGTGAAGATGGTGACAGTCAAAACTATTCTATCACTAGCTGCTGCTCAACATTGGCACATTCACCAGATGGATGTGCACAATGCTTTTTTTGCAGGGAGATCTCTTTGA